Genomic window (Sphingomonas sp. HF-S4):
CCCGGCGGCGTCGATCGCGGCGAGCGTGACGCGCCCGGCGCCGCCCCCGGCGACCATCGTCTTTACCGGAAGGATCGCCGTGACGCGCACGATCCGCACCGGCGGCGCAAGCTTGCGGCGCTGGCTGGCCGAGCCGATGGGCCCCGATTTCGTGGCGGCGGACGCGGGGCGCTGCAGGCCGGCGGGCGCTGTGCCACTATGCGACGGCGTAGTGCATCGCACCGATGGACGAACCGAGGCGCAACTGGTCTGCGACGCCGCAAGCGACGTGGTGACGCTGACCGCGACGATCCGCACCGGTGCGGCGTCGCTAATGCGCGAGTACGACATCGCGACCGGCGCGCTGCTGCGCGTCGCCGACGCCGACGACCGGCCGTCGCGCACTGCGATGCTGCTGCGCTTCCTGCGGGTCGCCGGACGCGCCGATGCAGGCGCATGCTTTGCAGAAGCGACCCGCGCGGAGGGTTTCCATCTGCGTTGGGCGGCGATGCGCGAATGGCTCGCGCTCGACGCGGCAGGCGCGCTGCCGCGGCTGACCGAAATGGCGTTGCGCGATTCGAACCGCGAAGTCCGCGCCGCCGCCGCCTGCATGCTTTCAGTGGTGACGAATCGGCTGGAGCAGCGATGCCCCGGCTGATCGCGCCGGGCGAGGGCGGGGCGATCGGGCTCGACGACCTGGTCGAGGCGCTCGACACGACCGCCTTCGATGCCCGCGACGAGGACAGCTTCGCCGCGCTGGGCCCGATGCTCGCGCGGCTGGGGCGCAACCCGGATTTCCTCGCCGAGCTTGCGATCGACGAATTGAAGGGGCGCTGCGAAACCCAGCATCGCGGCAACGGCTATGGCGCGCAGGTCCTCCTGCTACGCCCACCCAACGGCCGCTATGTACTTCGCGCCAATTTCTGGCCGGCTGCGGACGATCCGGTGGTGCGCGCGAGCGGCGCGCAAGCCTTCTATTACGGCCTGCCGCACGACCATAATTTCCCGTTCCTCACCTATGGCTATCTGGGGCCGGGCTATTGGAGCGACTATTTCGACTATGACGTCGACGCGCTGGCCGGGGTACCGGGCGAGGATGCCGTGCTGCGCTTCGTCGAACGTTCGCGGCTCGAGCCTGGGCGGCTGATGCTCTATCGGATGCGGCGCGACATCCACGTCCAGCTCCCGCCGGACGCCTTTTCGGTCTCGCTCAACATCCTCGGCGCCGATCCGGCCCAGCCTTGGCTCGACCAGTATCGCTTCGACATCCGCCGCGGCGTGATCGCCGAGGGCCTGACCTGTACCGGTGCCGAGGCCTTGCTCGCGCTTGCCGTGCATATCGCCAACGGCGCGGATCTAGCGACGCACTTTGCGCTGGCGCATCCGTGCGAGCGGATGCGCGTGACCGCGATCGATGCGCTCGCTTCGGCGCGGGTGCCTGGACGGATGGCGACCCTCGAACGCGCAGCGGACGCCACGAGTCGCTATGTCGCGGAACATGCACGGTTGCGGCTAACGGCGCGGACCACTCCATAATGGACAGGTTTTAATCCGAAGTGGATCGGTGCCGCGCTAGGCTGGGCCAGTGGCCGGAATTGTCGCTTGCGCGCTCCA
Coding sequences:
- a CDS encoding transposase, coding for MPRLIAPGEGGAIGLDDLVEALDTTAFDARDEDSFAALGPMLARLGRNPDFLAELAIDELKGRCETQHRGNGYGAQVLLLRPPNGRYVLRANFWPAADDPVVRASGAQAFYYGLPHDHNFPFLTYGYLGPGYWSDYFDYDVDALAGVPGEDAVLRFVERSRLEPGRLMLYRMRRDIHVQLPPDAFSVSLNILGADPAQPWLDQYRFDIRRGVIAEGLTCTGAEALLALAVHIANGADLATHFALAHPCERMRVTAIDALASARVPGRMATLERAADATSRYVAEHARLRLTARTTP